From a single Sander vitreus isolate 19-12246 chromosome 4, sanVit1, whole genome shotgun sequence genomic region:
- the arhgef25b gene encoding rho guanine nucleotide exchange factor 25 isoform X1, with protein sequence MRGGHHQRGCGCQHLFRKLLSKCGCCFVRDRAESYSVAGSTVSITPSVGPVPQQASGSSSPCSHSLSGGSRHPVSALKKWLTNPVRKLSSDARGGAGKVEKQMCRSDRRQPPLLFSHNETQPRPLEPQNNYTILSSGDKVLKDGLLSPATPSPTQPPCQSYLSDLLQGTDTQSQRSSINTLQGEDGCTVTDDSASQWSATVDSEEERNIALEKSIYVLTELIETERLYVEDLGLIVQGYMGTMANQVVPEDLKGKDRIVFGNIHQIYDWHKNYLLGELEKCVGDPDRLAQLFIKHERRLHMYVVYCQNKPKSEHIVSEYIETYFEDLRQQLGHRLQLNDLLIKPVQRIMKYQLLLKDFLKYYSKAGRDVEELQGAVEVMCFVPKRCNDMMNVGRLQGFEGKITAQGKLLQQDTFSVSEQESGFPSRAKERRVFLFEQLVIFSEPIDKKKGFSLPGYTFKNSIKVSCLGVEEHSENDPCSLVLTSRGTNGSVTRFIMQASSLEIQQAWFDDVVQILESQRNFLNALQSPIEYQRRESKSNSLGRNVKSPTASASGLRPHSSASMDQRQMPCLLSCNTSLPSLHPPHHSPALKVLSNPCAAMPRTALPPLSPPQQLSLCTEVRHARRTANGLQPAQHAGCDFQFPGDHIKRGCPSTKQPGSPEGERAVK encoded by the exons ATGAGAGGGGGTCACCACCAGCGAGGGTGTGGGTGTCAGCACCTGTTCAGAAAACTGCTCAGCAAATGTGGCTGCTGCTTTGTTCGAGATAGAG cagagTCATACTCTGTGGCAGGCAGTACCGTCAGTATCACCCCATCAGTAGGCCCTGTGCCCCAACAGGCCTCAGGCAGTTCCAGCCCCTGCTCACACTCCTTGTCTGGAGGATCACGGCACCCTGTCAGTGCCCTCAAGAAATGGCTCACCAATCCCGTCCGCAAGCTGAGCTCTGATGCCAGAGGAGGAGCGGGAAAAGTCGAGAAGCAGATGTGCAGGTCAGACAGGAGGCAGCCGCCATTGCTCTTTTCCCACAATGAAACTCAGCCAAGGCCTCTGGAACCGCAAAACAACTACACCATCCTCTCGTCAGGAGACAAG GTGTTGAAAGACGGTCTGTTGAGTCCAGCAACTCCTTCTCCTACACAGCCGCCCTGTCAGAGCTACTTATCTGACCTCCTGcaaggcacagacacacag agTCAAAGGTCCAGCATCAACACTCTCCAAGGGGAAGATGGCTGCACTGTGACTGATGACTCAGCCAGCCAGTGGTCTGCTACTGTGGACAGCGAAGAGGAGAGAAACATTGCCTTAGAAAAGAGCAT ATATGTGCTGACAGAGCTGATAGAGACAGAAAGGTTGTATGTGGAAGATCTTGGACTCATAGTGCAG ggctaCATGGGCACCATGGCCAATCAGGTAGTTCCAGAGGACCTAAAAGGGAAGGATAGGATTGTGTTTGGAAACATCCACCAGATCTACGACTGGCATAAGAA TTATTTGCTGGGAGAGCTGGAGAAATGTGTGGGTGATCCTGACCGCCTGGCCCAGCTCTTCATCAAACAT GAACGGCGTCTTCACATGTATGTGGTTTACTGTCAGAACAAACCAAAATCAGAACACATTGTCTCTGAGTACATCGAGACCTACTTTGAG GATCTCAGGCAGCAGCTGGGTCACAGGCTGCAGCTCAATGATCTGCTTATCAAACCTGTTCAGAGGATCATGAAGTATCAACTACTGCTGAAG GACTTCCTGAAGTACTACAGCAAAGCTGGAAGGGATGTTGAGGAGCTGCAG GGGGCGGTGGAGGTGATGTGTTTTGTGCCAAAACGCTGTAATGATATGATGAATGTGGGCAGGCTCCAAGGTTTTGAG GGGAAAATAACGGCTCAGGGGAAGTTGCTCCAGCAGGATACCTTCTCTGTCAGCGAGCAGGAAAGCGGATTCCCGTCCAGAGCGAAGGAGAGGAGGGTCTTTCTGTTTGAGCAGCTGGTCATCTTTAGTGAGCCAATTGATAAGAAAAAGGGCTTCTCTTTGCCAGGGTATACTTTTAAGAACAGCATCAAG gtcagctgtttgggcgtgGAGGAGCACTCTGAGAATGATCCATGCTCTCTGGTTCTGACCTCCCGTGGGACTAATGGCAGTGTGACGCGCTTCATCATGCAGGCATCATCTCTGGAAATACAGCAAGCTTGGTTTGATGACGTGGTCCAGATTTTGGAGAGTCAGAGGAACTTCCTTAATG CCCTTCAGTCTCCAATAGAGTACCAACGCAGGGAAAGCAAATCAAACAGCCTGGGCAGGAACGTGAAGTCTCCAACTGCGTCAGCATCTGGCCTGCGACCTCACTCCTCTGCATCCATGGACCAACGCCAGATGCCCTGCCTGCTCTCTTGCAACACCTCCCTGCCCTCTCTTCATCCACCACACCACAGCCCGGCCTTGAAAGTG CTTTCTAATCCCTGTGCTGCGATGCCTCGAACAGCTCTCCCTCCACTTTCTCCCCCCCAGCAGCTCAGTTTGTGCACAGAGGTGAGACACGCCCGCCGGACAGCCAATGGCCTGCAGCCAGCACAGCATGCAG
- the arhgef25b gene encoding rho guanine nucleotide exchange factor 25 isoform X2 — MRGGHHQRGCGCQHLFRKLLSKCGCCFVRDRAESYSVAGSTVSITPSVGPVPQQASGSSSPCSHSLSGGSRHPVSALKKWLTNPVRKLSSDARGGAGKVEKQMCRSDRRQPPLLFSHNETQPRPLEPQNNYTILSSGDKVLKDGLLSPATPSPTQPPCQSYLSDLLQGTDTQSQRSSINTLQGEDGCTVTDDSASQWSATVDSEEERNIALEKSIYVLTELIETERLYVEDLGLIVQGYMGTMANQVVPEDLKGKDRIVFGNIHQIYDWHKNYLLGELEKCVGDPDRLAQLFIKHERRLHMYVVYCQNKPKSEHIVSEYIETYFEDLRQQLGHRLQLNDLLIKPVQRIMKYQLLLKDFLKYYSKAGRDVEELQGAVEVMCFVPKRCNDMMNVGRLQGFEGKITAQGKLLQQDTFSVSEQESGFPSRAKERRVFLFEQLVIFSEPIDKKKGFSLPGYTFKNSIKVSCLGVEEHSENDPCSLVLTSRGTNGSVTRFIMQASSLEIQQAWFDDVVQILESQRNFLNALQSPIEYQRRESKSNSLGRNVKSPTASASGLRPHSSASMDQRQMPCLLSCNTSLPSLHPPHHSPALKVLSNPCAAMPRTALPPLSPPQQLSLCTEGVTSSFQETTLNVGVHRPNNLDHLKESEQ; from the exons ATGAGAGGGGGTCACCACCAGCGAGGGTGTGGGTGTCAGCACCTGTTCAGAAAACTGCTCAGCAAATGTGGCTGCTGCTTTGTTCGAGATAGAG cagagTCATACTCTGTGGCAGGCAGTACCGTCAGTATCACCCCATCAGTAGGCCCTGTGCCCCAACAGGCCTCAGGCAGTTCCAGCCCCTGCTCACACTCCTTGTCTGGAGGATCACGGCACCCTGTCAGTGCCCTCAAGAAATGGCTCACCAATCCCGTCCGCAAGCTGAGCTCTGATGCCAGAGGAGGAGCGGGAAAAGTCGAGAAGCAGATGTGCAGGTCAGACAGGAGGCAGCCGCCATTGCTCTTTTCCCACAATGAAACTCAGCCAAGGCCTCTGGAACCGCAAAACAACTACACCATCCTCTCGTCAGGAGACAAG GTGTTGAAAGACGGTCTGTTGAGTCCAGCAACTCCTTCTCCTACACAGCCGCCCTGTCAGAGCTACTTATCTGACCTCCTGcaaggcacagacacacag agTCAAAGGTCCAGCATCAACACTCTCCAAGGGGAAGATGGCTGCACTGTGACTGATGACTCAGCCAGCCAGTGGTCTGCTACTGTGGACAGCGAAGAGGAGAGAAACATTGCCTTAGAAAAGAGCAT ATATGTGCTGACAGAGCTGATAGAGACAGAAAGGTTGTATGTGGAAGATCTTGGACTCATAGTGCAG ggctaCATGGGCACCATGGCCAATCAGGTAGTTCCAGAGGACCTAAAAGGGAAGGATAGGATTGTGTTTGGAAACATCCACCAGATCTACGACTGGCATAAGAA TTATTTGCTGGGAGAGCTGGAGAAATGTGTGGGTGATCCTGACCGCCTGGCCCAGCTCTTCATCAAACAT GAACGGCGTCTTCACATGTATGTGGTTTACTGTCAGAACAAACCAAAATCAGAACACATTGTCTCTGAGTACATCGAGACCTACTTTGAG GATCTCAGGCAGCAGCTGGGTCACAGGCTGCAGCTCAATGATCTGCTTATCAAACCTGTTCAGAGGATCATGAAGTATCAACTACTGCTGAAG GACTTCCTGAAGTACTACAGCAAAGCTGGAAGGGATGTTGAGGAGCTGCAG GGGGCGGTGGAGGTGATGTGTTTTGTGCCAAAACGCTGTAATGATATGATGAATGTGGGCAGGCTCCAAGGTTTTGAG GGGAAAATAACGGCTCAGGGGAAGTTGCTCCAGCAGGATACCTTCTCTGTCAGCGAGCAGGAAAGCGGATTCCCGTCCAGAGCGAAGGAGAGGAGGGTCTTTCTGTTTGAGCAGCTGGTCATCTTTAGTGAGCCAATTGATAAGAAAAAGGGCTTCTCTTTGCCAGGGTATACTTTTAAGAACAGCATCAAG gtcagctgtttgggcgtgGAGGAGCACTCTGAGAATGATCCATGCTCTCTGGTTCTGACCTCCCGTGGGACTAATGGCAGTGTGACGCGCTTCATCATGCAGGCATCATCTCTGGAAATACAGCAAGCTTGGTTTGATGACGTGGTCCAGATTTTGGAGAGTCAGAGGAACTTCCTTAATG CCCTTCAGTCTCCAATAGAGTACCAACGCAGGGAAAGCAAATCAAACAGCCTGGGCAGGAACGTGAAGTCTCCAACTGCGTCAGCATCTGGCCTGCGACCTCACTCCTCTGCATCCATGGACCAACGCCAGATGCCCTGCCTGCTCTCTTGCAACACCTCCCTGCCCTCTCTTCATCCACCACACCACAGCCCGGCCTTGAAAGTG CTTTCTAATCCCTGTGCTGCGATGCCTCGAACAGCTCTCCCTCCACTTTCTCCCCCCCAGCAGCTCAGTTTGTGCACAGAG
- the ankrd33ab gene encoding photoreceptor ankyrin repeat protein, giving the protein MATAAKDPYLGSGPDEDDMSLSEDKSDSDSILSDDSVLPDYTPEITDGHAALTLYRACARNEAVSLRKVLERGVTKEEVTELDINGWNGLMVACCKGFVDIVYGLHTCPFIDINHQDNEGNTALMIASQAGHVNTVMYLLNYYPGIDTEIKDCRGFTALIKAAMTGRNDVMAALVMAGADIHAVDSTKGKCARDWALKTGRYETLCHLRRLNKRPRAEQFCESYIPEWPELKKRVAKATAGKSATEKITQRIKNTFGFRFPHDPEDNGALDHMVRMTTSVHSPLISTGCRPLCPTSPPEVGKRRMAVPELMKKHTDKELEESSVCHSNGSVSNITLTVHSAESIPTTCCAETGRRGSSLSLTSTKVASTFIPRSMARRNSIFPSGCIPKIDISRPSDATPKKEKKKKKKEKGFLEPPKWRYKEIKEEKKKEKKKAEKEKDKKEKSKEKDKKAKN; this is encoded by the exons ATGGCCACTGCAGCGAAGGACCCATACCTGGGCTCAGGCCCTGATGAGGACGACATGTCTCTGTCAGAGGACAAGTCCGATTCAGACAGCATCCTCTCTGATGACTCGGTGCTTCCAGACTACACACCAGAGATAACAGACGGGCATGCGGCATTAACACTGTATCGAGCATGTGCCCGTAATGAAGCCGTCTCTCTGCGGAAAGTTCTGGAGAGAGGGGTTACAAAAGAGGAGGTCACAGAGCTGGACATCAATGGCTGG AATGGCTTGATGGTGGCTTGCTGCAAAGGTTTCGTGGACATTGTATATGGGCTTCACACCTGTCCCTTTATAGACATAAATCACCAGGACAATGAAGGCAACACTGCTCTGATGATTGCATCCCAAGCAG GTCATGTCAACACAGTCATGTATCTCCTAAACTACTATCCTGGTATAGACACTGAAATAAAGGATTGTCGAGGTTTCACAGCCCTCATCAAAGCTGCTATGACCGGCCGCAATGATGTCATGGCTGCCCTTGTTATGGCtg GGGCTGACATACATGCAGTAGACTCCACAAAAGGAAAATGTGCTCGGGACTGGGCACTGAAAACAGGTCGCTATGAGACCCTTTGTCATCTCCGCCGCCTTAATAAGCGGCCAAGAGCTGAGCAGTTCTGTGAGAGTTATATCCCTGAGTGGCCTGAGCTCAAGAAGAGGGTAGCCAAGGCCACAGCTGGGAAAAGTGCCACAGAAAAAATCACCCAGCGGATCAAAAACACATTCGGATTCAGATTTCCTCATGACCCCGAGGACAACGGGGCCTTGGACCACATGGTGCGCATGACCACCAGTGTCCACAGTCCCCTCATTTCAACTGGATGCCGTCCACTCTGCCCTACAAGCCCTCCTGAAGTGGGGAAGAGGCGCATGGCTGTGCCAGAGCTGATGAAGAAACACACAGATAAGGAATTAGaagagagctcagtgtgtcacagCAACGGCTCAGTATCAAACATCACTCTCACAGTTCACTCTGCAGAGTCAATCCCTACAACGTGCTGTGCTGAGActgggcggcgaggcagcagcCTCTCATTGACTTCCACTAAAGTTGCTAGTACATTCATTCCACGCAGTATGGCGAGAAGGAACAGCATATTCCCCTCTGGCTGCATCCCCAAGATCGACATCAGCAGGCCTTCAGATGCAACgccaaagaaagaaaagaagaagaagaagaaggaaaagggCTTCCTGGAACCACCCAAGTGGAGGTACAAGGAGAtcaaggaggagaaaaagaaggagaaaaagaaagctgagaaagaaaaagataaaaaggagaaaagtaaagaaaaagacaagaaggCCAAAAACTAA